Genomic DNA from Pseudorasbora parva isolate DD20220531a chromosome 17, ASM2467924v1, whole genome shotgun sequence:
ACTTTTTCAGCGAGGGAAATATCTCTCATTTTCTGTATCTGAAATAAAGTATATGCATTgagtaagaaactgaattaaatcgAAAGCCTGTAAAATGAAACCAAATAAAATCTCGAAACTTGTGTGTCAATATCCAGCCCTTTTATACAACCATACAGTCATAATTGCTCACCAGCATTCCACCTGGAGCTGCAGGCCCGCCATATGGTCCCATGGGCCCTGGACCGAAGCCTCCTGGTGGGCCGGGTTGAGGAGGGAAGCCCCCTCCGTGTGGACCCCAGGCCCCTGGTGGTATTGGGGGAAACATTCCTCCTGCATATCCTGGGCCTCCATCTGGTGGAAAGGCACCAGGGCCTCCTGGGCCGTACATGCCAGGCCCAGATGGACCTGGTGGGTAAGGCACATTTGGGTATGGGCCCTGTGGAGCTCCGGGTGGGGAAGGGAACTGTCCAGGAACAGGGTATGGCATTGGTGCCCCACCTGGTGGGAACTGACCCGGCATAGAGGGAAACTGTCCTGGAGCTCCAGGGTTGGAGGGGAATTGTCCTGGAGCTCCAGAGTTGGGGGGGAACTGTCCAGGTACGCCGGTTCCTGGAGGGTATCCTCCTGGTCCTGGAGGGTATCCGCCAGGGGCAGCTGGGGCTCCAGGAAACTGTCCTGGGGCTCCCGGGCCATGTGGAAAGGAACCAGGGGCAGATGGCCCGGTCTGGGGGAAGCCAGAAGGGGCTGTTGGTTGGGCAGGGCCTCCTGAGGAGGGGAAATTAGGGCCACCAGGGGCCGCACCAGGCCATCCAGGATTAGTGGGCGGCGGAGCACCATTTCCAGGAGCTGATGGATTGGTGTTCCTAGTTTTCGATGCTTCACCAGAAACATCATCTGGGATTGCATCAGCAAGCTACAGAAAAAAGATACAGAAGAAAACACAGCAAACACATCACCTGAGCATTTTATCATAAAGACTTTTGGTCTGTTATAATCGTCGCTAAGCCAAAGACTAACTACGGCAAACAGTGGAGTTCAAAAGTCTGAGACCAGATTAAAGATATgagacaaataaacaaaaaaacaaaaactttattaaatctGTAAATATACTTTCAGGACTTtggaaaaacacaaaacaaaaacaaagcaactttatcatttaaaattaataatatttaatactcTAGTGTCTCTATTTGGTATACTATACAtaattattgcatttatttggaaaataaaGAATACTTTATAAATTAAATCGTTGGAAAATGTAAATAACTGAGTCTACTAGTACACTGTCATTTCTATATCGGGTAACATGGGTAAAATAAAGTGTCTTATTTTACTAGCACAGGAGGAAATACAAGCCCAAAATGATACAAGTGAACTGctgaataattatttataaacagtttttaaaaaaaaacttactgaAAAGTCTGCCATGGCCTAAAAGAGAAACAAAAAGTGACACTTTGTCATACAATTGTATGCAaatcataatattttataaatctAGTACATGTTGTCAACTAGTTATTAAGACGCTATTAAAGAGCGTAACGTCACTGGATCAAACACAGTCTCGCAAATGGTTAACACTACACTTTATAAAATGATCAGATTTAAGATTAAATCAGGTATCATTCTAACTATACATTAATTAATCGCTGTAATCTATACACATGCGCATATTGGGTGAAATGTGAGCAGTTTTGTTTGCACAAGCACCTCGACTGGATCAGGGCCTGCGGTCCGAAGATACGGGCTTCTGAGTAGCACTAGGTCCCGTCGCCCGAAAATATCCGAAAGTCAGTATTACTAAACTCTATACAGGAAGTGAGGTGATAACTGGAATATTGAGGTTTTTCAACAGCGTGTTTGAAAACATTGTGAGCACCAAGTTATATGGATGAGGCACTTACCACTGTAGTTAAAGGCACAGAACAATCTACTGTGTTTACAGATCAGATATGAGCGCGATTCACGCGCATGCTCCCCGATGGGCGTGTCATCTGAGGGATGGGCCGGCTTATCTGCGCAGGCGCAGAGGTCACTGTGACGGGGGGTAGGGGTGTTCAGGGAtgcttaaaataaaacaacCATCGTAAAATGAATCACACTCCCTCAACTGAATGGTTTTCTAAATGAAGATGGTTTTTTTCCACAAAAGAGCCTGAAAAGATTTTCCAACAACTGGTGAATGTTGATGTGAAATTGTTGCTTGTCAAACTATGAGGCCAATGTATAAAAATGTTACTATTTAAATTGTTTTCTACAACACATAAATGaaattttaaaaagattcaAATGCTTAAAATATTAGAGCGAAACCAAAAAAGTTATGCATTCCCTACAAGGGACCCTGTAGAAATATAGATGCATTCTGTtgtatatgtttttatattaaataaataataactctctcacacacacacacacacacacacacacacacacacacaccagatagTTCTTTTCATGAGCATAAGTCTGAGTTAATGTCTAAACGCTGTTCTGGGATCAGACAGAGCACGtccttttttgggtgaaacaaACTGATCCTGGAACAGTCAGCTTCACAAACCCTGCGCGTTCATGCGTTGTCATTGGTCGAACGAACGTCACGAGACGCGGCACGGTAGAACTCCTGCACTGCTGGGCTCGTGCTGTCTGTGAAAATGGTGAGTACAAAAACTGGCTTGGATTAATACGAATATTTTAATGGCGGCGTTGTCTCGTAGGATGTCAAATAATATGGAAGCATTTCTAAATAACGCGTTCGCCTCAGGGTCAGTGATATGTTTGTGTATGTTAGAGAGGTTGTTTTTTTCTGAGCCCTGTTGCAGTTCCACCCAGTGCTTTGTGATGAGCTGCATGTCAAACCTATCCTGCATTACACCGACCTCATAAAGTTTACCAAAATAAAGGCGCGTCTGGCGTCAGATTTACCCTAAAACTCTGTTTAGAATGTTCACGCGATAGAATGCATTACATAATTGTGATATGATGGAATTCCGGCGGCTCCGGGGGAATTCTCATTTCCTGTTGAAGACAGGGGACGTGCTCACACTTCAGTATTTCAAGGAAATGTAGGAAAATCTTCTGAGCGACAAAGAGACGGTGTGGCTCCTTTTCTTTCAATGACACGTCAAGCCATGATCAAACGATGTAATTTAATCAAAGCAGAAATGGCAAACAGTGTAATGAAATAAAGACAGATTCTTCGCATCCCACCCACACTGCAAGGCAAACACGTTTGCCCACTTCGTTTGCCACATCAACAGCCAAGAAGGTGATTGTTGTTCCCCTGATGACATCAGCGTAATGACCCACACTGGTTGTCATTATTGAGTTTTGGGAACTCCTAATCTTTGTAATGCTGTCTTCACGTGCCATCGAAAATTTGAtcattcccacttctgaagtcgtgattacgagctcatcccattgaaattttgaaatgggagggcgttcatgtgcaatttttacctaggaaactcgtatttgCGATAATTCCGAGAGCACGGGAATGCAGCTGTTATGAATTAGGGTTTGTTAACAGAATAACAATTTCACAATCAGAAGAAATACAGTGTGTTC
This window encodes:
- the lgals3a gene encoding galectin-3 isoform X1; translated protein: MADFSLADAIPDDVSGEASKTRNTNPSAPGNGAPPPTNPGWPGAAPGGPNFPSSGGPAQPTAPSGFPQTGPSAPGSFPHGPGAPGQFPGAPAAPGGYPPGPGGYPPGTGVPGQFPPNSGAPGQFPSNPGAPGQFPSMPGQFPPGGAPMPYPVPGQFPSPPGAPQGPYPNVPYPPGPSGPGMYGPGGPGAFPPDGGPGYAGGMFPPIPPGAWGPHGGGFPPQPGPPGGFGPGPMGPYGGPAAPGGMLPLPYDLPLHAGIMPGLLITIVGEPVPGGNRFHVDFVRGHDVVFHFNPRFHENTIVRNTQFEGCWGPEERDGGFPFVQGRQFELKILVETDGFKVAVDGVHVLEFEHRTGGMEDVTRLHIEGDLTLFSAAPSMI
- the lgals3a gene encoding galectin-3 isoform X2, yielding MADFSLADAIPDDVSGEASKTRNTNPSAPGNGAPPPTNPGWPGAAPGGPNFPSSGGPAQPTAPSGFPQTGPSAPGSFPHGPGAPGQFPGAPAAPGGYPPGPGGYPPGTGVPGQFPPNSGAPGQFPSNPGAPGQFPSMPGQFPPGGAPMPYPVPGQFPSPPGAPQGPYPNVPYPPGPSGPGMYGPGGPGAFPPDGGPGYAGGMFPPIPPGAWGPHGGGFPPQPGPPGGFGPGPMGPYGGPAAPGGMLPPHRPPYF